The Triticum dicoccoides isolate Atlit2015 ecotype Zavitan chromosome 6A, WEW_v2.0, whole genome shotgun sequence genome has a window encoding:
- the LOC119317161 gene encoding 60S ribosomal protein L14-1-like: MPFKRFVEIGRVALVNYGKDYGRLVVIVDVVDQNRALVDAPDMVRCQMNFKRLSLTDIKIDIKRIPKKATLIKAMEEADVKTKWENSSWGKKLVVQKRRASLNDFDRFKVMLAKIKRGGAIRQELAKLKKEVAA, encoded by the exons ATG CCGTTCAAGAGGTTCGTCGAGATCGGGCGGGTGGCCCTGGTGAACTACGGCAAGGACTACGGCCGCCTCGTCGTCATCGTTGACGTTGTCGACCAGAACCGG GCACTTGTGGATGCTCCCGATATGGTCAGGTGCCAGATGAACTTCAAGCGTCTTTCGCTGACCGACATCAAGATTGACATCAAGCGTATCCCTAAGAAGGCCACTTTGATCAAGGCCATGGAGGAAGCTG ATGTGAAAACCAAATGGGAGAACAGCTCATGGGGTAAGAAGCTTGTTGTCCAGAAGAGAAGAGCATCGCTGAATGACTTTGACAGGTTCAAGGTCATGTTGGCTAAGATTAAG AGGGGTGGTGCTATCAGGCAAGAGCTTGCCAAGCTCAAGAAGGAGGTTGCTGCTTAG